The sequence TCGGTGACCCTGCAGATCTCCAATTCGGAAGCCGAGCGCAACCTGTTCTGGGCCGGCCGGAAGGCCGCGTTCCCGGCCGTCGGCCGCATCTCGCCCGACTATCTCTGCATGGACGGCACGATCCCGCGCGGCGCGCTGCCGAAGGCGCTGGCGCGCATCCGCGAGCTCTCGGAAAAATACCAGCTCGGCTGCGCCAACGTGTTCCACGCCGGCGACGGCAATCTGCACCCGCTGATCCTCTACGATGCCAACAAGCCCGGGGAGATCGAGCGCGCCGAGGCTTTTGGTGCCGACATCCTGCGCGCCTGCGTCGAGTTCGGCGGCGTGCTCACCGGCGAGCACGGCGTCGGCATCGAGAAGCGCGATCTCATGGGCGACATGTTCACCGAGATCGATCTCAACCAGCAGCAGCGCCTGAAATGCGCCTTCGACGCTCAGGGCCTGCTCAATCCCGGAAAAGTGTTTCCGACCCTGCACCGCTGCGCCGAGCTCGGCCGCATGCATGTGCATGCGGGGAAGCTGGCGTTTCCGGATATTCCCAGGTTCTAGCTCAGCAATGAGCGAATTCAGCGTCAGCTATCATATTCGCCTAGGCGAGGGCATTGATGCGCAGAAGTTGCTGCGCCAGGCCAAGGCCGCCGGCATCGTCTTTGGACCGGCGAATGGATGGCTGACCTTCGTTCCCTACGCTGGCCTGGCCGCGTACCGGAGTGCCGGTGAAGCGCGCTTCGCAGATCATCTTGCGAAGCTGACCGGCCTTCCGGTCCTGTATTATTGTTATGCCGAGGATCACGGCTGGAGCTTCGCGCTCGCGGACAAGGAACGTCCCTTGGTCCAGTTCGCGTGCTGGTGGGACCCGCAGCCGGTGGTCGAACGCGACCAGTTCGATCCGCTCGCGCTCGCTCCCTTTGTCGCAATGGAGGCGCTCGAACCGCTGCTTCGTCCGTTCAACCATGAGGAGGCGATGGGCGCGCAACCGGCTTATCGGTTCGGTGAACTGCTTGGTCTTCCGGCTTACCAATGGCAGTCCCCCGATCTGGCGCAGAACGACACGCAGGACCTTCTCGACCGGGCCGGTCGCAAGCTCGGCACCAAGCCGGCCGGCGCCGCGGCGCGGTTTCAGCTTCCACCAAATCGGAAGATCTTGTTCCCAGACCCGGCTCCGACCGCGCGCGAGGCCCTGAACCTCATCACCCCGTTCATGGCGCGCTTCAAGCCACCCTGGAGCCTGACAATGGTGACGACCTTCGGCTCCGCGGTGCCCGAAGGTCGCGGCATTTGGCAGGTCTGGTGGCGCTACGGTGACAGCGGTGACACGGTGCAGGCTGTCCTCATGAACGATGGCCGATTGTCGTTCAGGGCCGATTCAGTACCGTCTTACGCGACGGACCGTATGGCGAGGGCAATTCACTTGCCCGAAAAGTGGCTCGACAGCCCCGACATCACGGCGATCATGGCAGACTGGCCCATTCCCGACGGATTTGACGGAGGGCGCATGGGAGCCATGACCCTCAGGTCGCTCAACGACCACCCTCACCTCTGGGAAATCCTGGTCGCTGGCAACCGGGGCACGATCGGATCGTCCTCGTTCTGGGCCGTTTATGTCGACGCCGTCTCGGGTGAAGTCCTCGCCGAGGTTCACACCCGGAAGGTCGACGACCAAGAGTCAGTTCGACAGCGCGTGCGAAATGGCGATTGGACGGACGTGGATGCTTCCAACCAATCGACGGCTTGAGGCACGGCGTCCGATGTTGCAAATTTGCCTTCCGCTCTAAACTTGGATACCGGCTCAGTCGTGGATACGCTCAAAGTTCGAGACGCCAAAGACGTCGAAGAGGTGGTGCGCGCGGCGATTGCCAATGAGCAGCCGCTCGAGATCATCGGTCATGGCAGTAAGCGCGGCATTGGGCATGCGATGGCGACCAATGCGGTGCTCGACGTCTCCGCGCTCAATGCCGTCACCTCCTACGAGCCGAACGAGCTGATCGTGACGCTCCAGGCCGGCGCGCCGCTCGCCGACGTGCTGTCGCTGATCGATGCCAAGAACCAGCAATTCGCCTTCGAGCCGATGAACACCGCACCGCTGTTCGGCACGCCGGCGCTGGGCACCATCGGCGGCATGATCGCGGCCGGGCTCGCCGGGCCGCGGCGCATCCGGGCGGGCGGGGCGCGCGATCACCTGCTCGGCGCGCATGCTGTTTCCGGGTTCGGCGACAGCTTCAAGACCGGCGGCAAGGTGGTGAAGAACGTCACCGGCTACGACCTCTGCAAGCTGCTCGCGGGGTCCTGGGGCACGCTGTCGGTGATGACCGAGGTCACGCTGAAGGTGATGCCGAAGCCGGAGGCCGAGCGGACGCTGCTGCTGCGCGGGCTCGATGATGCCGTCGCCAACAAGGCGATGACCGCGGCGCTGGGCTCACCCTTTGACGTCTCCGGTGCCGCGCACCTGCCGAAATCGGCGCTCCGGGCCAGGACCGACGGGCTTGGCGACGTTGCAGGCCAGGGCGAGGCGCTGACCGTATTGCGGCTCGAGGGCATCACCGCCTCCGCCACCCACCGCGCCGGCTCGCTGCGTGAATTGCTGACGCCGTTCGGAACCGCGACCCTGGTGGAGGATGCCGCATCGTCCGCACTGTGGGCGACGCTGCGTGACGTACTGCCGTTTGCGGCCGGCGGCGCGCTGGGGGCCTGGCCGGTCTGGCGGATCGTCTGCCCGCCGGCATCGGGTGCGGCGCTCGGGACGCAATTGGCGCGCGAGACCGGCGGCGACGTGATCTATGATTGGGGCGGCGGCTTGATCTGGGCCGCATTGCCGCCGAAGGGCGACGCGCATGCTCCGGTCGTGCGTGCGTGCGCGAATGCGGCTGGGGGGCACGCCACGCTGATCCGGGCGGCCGAGGATGTCAGGCGCGACGTCGACGTATTCCATCCGCAGGCGCCCGGCATCGCCGCCCTGAGCGAGCGGGTGCGCGCCAGTTTCGATCCGAAGACCATTCTCAACCGGGGACGCCTGAGCCGGGGCGCTGCGGCATGAAGACCGAATTCTCACTCGCGCAGCTCGCCGATCCCGATATCGCGGAAGCCGACAAGATCCTGCGCGCCTGCGTCCATTGCGGCTTCTGCACTGCAACCTGTCCGACCTATGTGCTGCTCGGTGACGAGCTCGATAGCCCCCGCGGCCGCATCTATCTGATCAAGGAGATGCTGGAGAAGGACCAGACCCCGACGGCCGAGGTGGTCAAGCATGTCGACCGCTGCCTGTCGTGCCTGGCCTGCATGACGACCTGCCCCTCGGGCGTGAACTACATGCACCTCGTCGACCAGGCCCGGGTCAGGATCGAGCAGCGCTATCAGCGGCCGCTGGCCGAGCGGCTGCTGCGCCAGGTGCTGGCCTTCGTTCTGCCGGACCCGCAGCGCTTTCGCTTGAGCATGATACTGGCGCGGCTGGCCCGTCCGCTCGCCGTGTTCCTGCCGACGCCGCGGCCCTCGGCCACGCCCGGCCTGATCCAGCGCATCAAGGCGATGCTGGCGCTGGCCCCACACCGGCTGCCGTCACCGGGGCCGCTCCCGGGCAGCGTGTTCGCAGCCCTCGGCAAGAAGCGCGGCCGGGTCGCGCTGCTCCAGGGCTGCGCCCAGCAGGTGCTGGCGCCGCGCATCAACCAGGCCGCCATCAGCCTGCTCACCCGCCACGGCATCGAGGTCGTCCTGGTCAGGGACGAGCAGTGCTGCGGGGCGCTGACCCATCACCTCGGCAACGACCATGATGCATTGGCGCGGGCGCGTGCCAACATTGCGGCATGGACCGCGGAGGCGGCCGGCGAGGGGCTCGATGCCATCCTGGTGACGACCTCCGGCTGCGGGACGGTCATCAAGGACTACGGCTATCTGCTGCGCGAGGACGCTGCGCTTGCCGCCGATGCGGCGAAGGTGTCCGCTCTCGCCAAGGACATCACCGAATACGTCGCCGGCCTCGGATTGGAATCGACTGCACGGCAAGACAACATCGTCGTCGCCTATCACTCTGCATGTTCGTTGCAGCACGGACAGAAAATCACGGGGCTTCCGAAAGAATTGCTTTCCAAGAATGGATTCGTGGTGAAAGATGTACCCGAGAGCCATTTGTGTTGCGGCTCGGCGGGGACCTACAACATTCTCCAGCCCGAGCTTGCGGGCCGGTTGCGCGATCGCAAGGTCGCCAACATCGCAAGCGTCAAGCCGGACATGATTGCCGCGGGCAATATCGGCTGCATGGTGCAGATTGCCAGTGGCACGTCAGTTCCGGTCGTACACACGATTGAGCTTCTCGATTGGGCTACGGGCGGGTCGCGGCCGGCACTGAACGCGCAAGTTTGAGCTTTCAGAGCCTGAACTTTCCTCCCGAGGTGACGACTGAAGGCGCCCGATCGACCATTGTTCGGCGGCAACAGGAGGACCACGATGGCGAAAGCGAAGAAGAAGAAAAGCAAGAAGGCCAAAAAGGCCAAGAAGGCTGTAGCGGCGAAGAAGTCCGCGAAGAAGGCGACGAAGAAGAAGGCAGCCAAGAAGTCCGCGAAGAAATCTGCCAAGAAGGCCGCCCCGAAGAAGGCTGCCAAGAAGACAGCAAAGAAGGCGGCGGCCAAGACGGCTGCACCGAAGAAGGCCGCCAAGAAGACTGCAAAGAAAGCGGCACCGAAGAAGGCGAAGGCAGCTCCCGCGCCGAAGCCGTCAGCGCCGGCGGCAGCTCCGGCGCCCGAGCCCGTCGCCGAGACGAGCTGGGCGATGCCTTCGTCTTCTGCGGAACCGACGCCTGCCGAGGGACAGGGCTAGGCTGAAAAGCCAGGTTCAATTCCCCGGCCATGATCGACACCGGAAAGGCCGCGGCGGCGACGCTGCGGCCTTTTTGCATCGCCGGATGGGGGGCGGATGCTGTCGATTCTTCGGGGTGAGTTGATTCGTTGCGTCGGTACCACGGAGCTGAAGGCATCCGTACTTGCACGCACCCCTTATGCACTCTGGAGTGCAAATGATGTGGTCGAGAAGCCACACAGGCCGACAACCTTTCGCGCAAACGTTAAAACGCCTAAAAAGTCGGCAGATGCCCGCGCTTTTTGCTTCACCGTTCGCATCCCTCGCTCCAGATTGTCGCAGTAACGCAATTTTGCAGACAGGTCGCACGACCCCGGGGGGCTTCCGGGATCCGACTGGGAAGTAAGAACGGGTAGATGGGGATCGAAATGAAAAAAGTGGCTTTGTTGGCAACGGCGCTGGCAATGGTGACGACGGGTTCGGCTTTCGCGGCAGACATGGCGGTGAAGGCCAAGAAGGCCCCGCCGGTGGTGGCTTTCGATCCTTGGGATATCGCCTTCGGCGGCGCGATCATGAGCGACTACATCTTCCGCGGTATCACCCAGTCGAACCACAAGCCGTCGGTCGCGGCCTATTTCGAGCCTCGCTACAACGTTACCAAGGACCTCCAGCTCTATGTCGGCGTCGCCGGTGAGAGCATTTCCTTCCCGAACCGTGCTGCGGCCGAGATCGACGTCTACGGCGGTATCCGCCCGACCTTCGGTGCGTTCGCCTTCGACATCGGCGTGTGGGGCTACCTGTATCCGGGCGGCACCTGCTACTTCGGCGGCACCGGCATCGACAACGCCGGCGTCTTCCAGGGCGCCGAGTGCGCCGAGAAGGCCTTGCTCAACACCAACGTGATCAAGAAGGACCTGAGCTTCTTCGAAGTCTACGGCAAGTTCACCTACACCGTGAACGACAACTGGTCGTTCGGCGTGAACGAATACTACACCCCGAGCTATCTGAACTCGGGCGCCTGGGGCAACTACACCTCGATCGTCGGCAAGTATACGGCGCCGAGCACGGTGTTCGGCTCGAGCGGCGTCGGCATGTACGTGTCGGGTGAGTTCGGCCGTCAGTGGCTCGGCACCTCCGACAGCTTCTACGGCGTGCCGGCCTTCCCGAACGGCATCAAATACGCCGACTACAACACCTGGAACATCGGCATCGGCTTCACCTACAAGGTCATGACGCTGGATCTGCGCTACTCCGACACCGACCTGTCGAAGGGCGATTGCAACGCCTTCACCAGCGATTTCTCGGCACGCGGCAACATCACGGCGTCGAGCGGCACCTTCGTGACCCCGATCAATCCGTCGGGCGTCGGCTCCAACTGGTGCGGCGCGGCCGGCATCGCCAAGCTGTCGTTCGACCTGACGGCGATGACCAACCTGAAGTAAGTTTCTTCCCGGGACTACTCACCAGGGCGGCAGGGCAACCTGCCGCCCTTTTGCTTTGGGGCGTCTGCGGTCCGAAATGCGAGCCGGGAGAGCGGCGCCGCTGCCTCACACTCCGTCATTGCGAGCCACCGGGTCCGCGCGAAGCGCGGCCCGATGACAGGCTCCGCGAAGCAATCCGGAGTCTTTCCGCCTTAGGCAGTCTGGATTGCTTCGTCGCAAGAGCTCCTCGCAATGACGAGGCCCGAGTTGAGGGCGGCGTCCCTTAGCTAGACCGCAAGGAAGCCGCCCATCCGGTTCTTTTGAACGCGATTGTAGGCGAGAGACGCCCCTGCGCCTCAGCGCGCTGCCGTCGGCTCCCTCTCGGCCGGCGCGGCAGCATCGCCGAGGACATGGATCTCGCCGTCCTGCACCGTCGCCACCTTGCGGGTGTGAAAGACATCCAGCGTCGAGCGGTGGCCGATCGAGACGATGGTGGCTTGCGGCAGCTTCTCCGCCAGCAGCCGGTACAGCCGCGCCTCGGAAGGCTCGTCCAGCGACGCCGTGGCCTCGTCCAGGAAGAGATAGTCGGGTGCATGCAGCAGGGCGCGGGCGAGCCCGAGGCGCTGCTGCTCGCCGAGCGACAGCATCCGGTTCCAGTGACCGTCCTCCTCGAGGCGTCCGGCGAGGTTGGGCAGCCCGACCGCAATCAGCGTGTCCCTCACACGAGCGGCCTCGAACGTATCAGGCTTGGCCGGATAGACCACGGCGTCGCGCAGCTTTCCGACGGGGAAATAGGGGCGCTGCGGCAGCATCATCAGCCTGGCCTTTTCGGGGACGAGGATGGCACCGGTGCCGAACGGCCAGATGCCCGCGATGGCCCGGAACAGCGTCGACTTGCCGGAGCCGGACGGTCCGGTCACCAGCACGCGTTCCGAAGGTTGGATGGCAAAGGCATCGGCGGCAACCAGCGGCGTACCGTTGGGCAGGTTCACGCAGAGCTGCTCGAGGGCGATGATGCGGCGGCCGCCCGCGGCCTTGAGGGCGATCGCAGGCTCATGCGCCGGCAGGTTTGTGGAGGAGGCGACCGACATCTCGAAGCCGTCGAGGCGTGCGACGATCGCGCGCCATTCCGCCAGCGACCGGTAAGCCGTGACGAAGAACGACAACGCGCCTTGTACGCTGGAGAAGGCGGATGCGGTCTGCATCATGTCGCCGAGCTGGATCTTCTTGGCGAAGAAGGCGGGCGCCACCAGCACATAGGGAAAGAGCACGGCGGCCTGCTGATAGCTCGCCGTGAACGCGGTGAGCCGTTTGGTCCGGCTCATGATGGCGTACCAGTTGCCGATCACGAAGCCGAAGCGATCCAGCAGCCGGCCGCGTTCGGCGCCTTCGCCCCTCAGCAGCGCGATCTGCTCGGAGTTCTCGCGGACACGGACGAGGTTGAAGCGGAAGTCGGCCTCATAGCGCTGCTGCTCGAAATTGAGGTTGACCAGCGGGCTGCCGATCCAGTGCGTCAGCGCGGTGCCGAAGATCGCGTAGATCAGCGCGCCCCAGCACAGATAACCCGGGATCATCAGATCGGTGCCGAACAGGTGCAGCGGCGCGGCGTTGGAGAGTCCCCAGAGGATGATCACGAAGGAGAACAGCGTCACGATCGAGGAAAGCAGGCCGAGCCCGATCGTCAAGGTCTGCTCGACGAAGTTCTTGACGTCCTCGGTGATGCGCTGGTCCGGGTTATCGGCCGCATCGCCCTTGAGCTGCATACGGTAATGCGTGGCGTTCTCGAGCCATTCGCCGAGATAGTGCCGGGTCAGCCATTGCCGCCAGCGGATCTGGAGCCACTGGTTCAGGTACAGCTTGTAGACCGCCAGCGCGATATAGGTGGAGGCGAGGGCGACGAAGATCCAGATCTGCGTGACGAAGGCGTCCCAGTCGCTCGCCTGCAGAGCGCTGTAGAACCTGTTCTGCCACTGGTTCACCAGCACGTCGATCGCCACCAGCGCCAGCTCCATGGCAATGACGGCGCCGAGCAGGCCACGGCCGGCCCATTTGTCCTCGGATCGGAAATAGGGGATGGCGATTCGCCAGACGATCGCGAGCGTGGCGCGGATGTTGTTCACAGAGCTCTGTCTCCTCGAGGGGATGTGCACAAATGCCCTGAGCCAAAGACTTGAGGCAATGGCGGAAATGGGCGCGCTTAGACTAAAGTCGCAAGTTCAGCAAATTGCGTTGGATTGTCGCAGCCCGCAACCCTAGCATGGGCTCGACGGCGCGGGGCGGGGTGCTCTGGGATTTCGCGAGCTTGTGAGCGGAGGGGAACCGCCGCACTCACGAGGAATTCGCGTCCAGCCCGGGGTTATCGCTTACAGCGAAAAGGCAGGATCGGTTCTCCACGCGGGCCGTCTGCCGCAAACATGCGTGGGGAGGAAGACCATGTGGAATCAAATCTATGATCCGCTGAACAGCCCGGTGCTGTCGACGATTGCGGCGGCGGTGCCCGTCGTCACGCTGCTGGTGCTGATCGCGAGCGGCCGCGTCCAGGCGCATATCGCGGCCGTCATCGCCGTGATCGTGACCAACCTGATCACGATCTTCGTCTTCACCATGCCGGCGAACATGTCGATCCGCGCCTCGATCCTCGGCATCGTGACCGGCTTCTTCCCGATCGGCTGGATCGTCCTCAACGTCATCTTCCTCTATCAGGTGACGGTCTCCACCGGGCGCTTCGAATTGCTCAAGCGTGCGGTCGGCGGCGTCACCGAGGACCGGCGGCTGCAACTGCTGTTGATCGCGTTCTCGTTCGGCGCGTTCTTCGAGGGCGCCTCGGGCTTCGGCACGCCGGTCGCGATCACCGGCGCCGTGTTGATCGGCCTCGGCTTCTCGCCGCTCGCGGCATCAGGCCTGTCGCTGATCGCCAACACCGCGCCGGTCGCCTATGGCGCGCTGGGCACGCCGATCCAGGGCCTCGCCTCGGTCACCGGGCTCGATCCCTATATCCTCGGCGCGATGGTCGGACGGCAATTGCCGTTCTTCTCGTTGATCGTCCCGTTCTGGGTGGTGTGGGCGTTCGCAGGCTGGAAGGGCATGAAGGACGTCTGGCCGGCGATCCTCGTCACCGGCGTGTCGTTCGCGATCCCGCAATTCGTGATCTCGAACTTCATCAATCCGTGGATCGTCGACATCGGTGCGTCGCTGATCTCGATGGGCGCGCTGATCCTGTTCCTGAAGGTCTGGCAGCCGAGGCAGCTCTGGCTGTCGCCGGCGCTGCGCGGCAATGATGAATCGGCCGCGACCATGGCGGCGGCAAAACCGCTGGACAAGACGCCGCTGACGCAGAGCGAGATGTGGAGCGCGCTGCTGCCGTGGATCATCGTCTGCATCGTGATGCTGGTCTGGGGCAATGGTGCGTTCAAGACCTGGGCGAACTCGATCTTCGTCTGGAACTATCCGGTGCCCGAGCTGCACCAGATGATCAACAAGATGCCGCCGGTGGCGCCGGCGCCGACCAAGGAAGCCGCGGTGTTCGGCTTCACCTATCTGTCGTTCACCGGCACCGGCATGCTGATCGCGGCGATCATCTCGGGCTTCCTGATGGGCGTCGGTCCCGGACGGCTGCTGACCGAGTACGGCCGCACCATCCGCCTGTGCGCGATCTCGCTGATCACGATCTCGGCGATGCTCGCGATCGGCACGCTGACGCGGCTGTCCGGCGTCGACGCCACGCTCGGTCTCGCCTTCGCCGCAACCGGCGTGCTCTATCCCTTCTTCGGCACGCTGCTCGGCTGGCTGGGTGTGGCGCTGACCGGATCGGATACGTCGTCGAACATTCTGTTCGGCAACCTCCAGAAGATCACGTCCCAGCAGCTAGGTCTGTCGCCGGTGCTGATGGCGGCGGCGAACTCCTCCGGCGGCGTGATGGGCAAGATGATCGACGCGCAGTCGATCGTGGTCGCCTCCACCGCCACCAACTGGTACGGCCACGAGGGCACCATCCTGCGCTTCGTGTTCTGGCACTCGATCGTGCTGGCGTGTCTGGTCGGTGTGCTCGTGACGTTGCAGGCCTATGTCTGGCCGTTCACGGCAATGGTCCTGAAGTAGCAGTCGGCATCTCGCCTCGAGGCAAATCCCCGCGAGGTTCGCTCTCGCGGGGATTTTTGCATTGCGCGCAGGCGAACCTTCTCAATGGCGCTGCCGTCTTATAGAAGGTGCGGCAAATCAGGTCGGTCGAGAGGTGTCATGGTTTCGCTGAAGCAGATGGTGTGTGCTGTGTTTGCAATGCTGGCGATGTCCACGCTCGCGCGTGCCGAGGACGGTTTTCCGTTCGGCACCGAGATGACGCTGGAGGCGCTGCCGCAGGCGGGCTCGAAGCGGATTCCGAACATTGAGATCGGCGACAATGGCGAGGTCGTGCTCGAGCTCTGGTGCAAGGGCGGCAAGGGCCAGTTCTCGGTCGCCGGCAACACCGTGATCTTCGTCCCCGGCCAGATCCAGGACCGGTCCTGTCCGCAGGCCAAGGCCCAGGCCGACGATGAGCTGGTCGCGGCGCTCGGCAGCGTCGAGACCTGGAAGCGCCAGGGCGAGGTGCTGACCCTGATCGGCCCCAAGCCGCTGCGCTTTCGCGTGAACGGGAATTAGCTTGCTGTCATGCCCCGCCTAGTGCGCCATTGCGCACGGGGGGGCGGCGTCCGACTACTTCCACACCGACTTGTCGGCGTCCCAGCGCTGGCCCTTCAGCTCCTTGACGAGCGCCTCGAGCGAGCCGTTGTCGTCGGGCAAATCGCCTTCCTCGTCGGCCGAGGCGTCGTCCGAGAGGTTGAGCTTGGCGCCGCTGCTCTCGTCGCTGGTCGTGGTCGCGGGGCTGCCG is a genomic window of Bradyrhizobium sp. CB1717 containing:
- a CDS encoding histone; protein product: MAKAKKKKSKKAKKAKKAVAAKKSAKKATKKKAAKKSAKKSAKKAAPKKAAKKTAKKAAAKTAAPKKAAKKTAKKAAPKKAKAAPAPKPSAPAAAPAPEPVAETSWAMPSSSAEPTPAEGQG
- a CDS encoding ABC transporter ATP-binding protein/permease, which codes for MNNIRATLAIVWRIAIPYFRSEDKWAGRGLLGAVIAMELALVAIDVLVNQWQNRFYSALQASDWDAFVTQIWIFVALASTYIALAVYKLYLNQWLQIRWRQWLTRHYLGEWLENATHYRMQLKGDAADNPDQRITEDVKNFVEQTLTIGLGLLSSIVTLFSFVIILWGLSNAAPLHLFGTDLMIPGYLCWGALIYAIFGTALTHWIGSPLVNLNFEQQRYEADFRFNLVRVRENSEQIALLRGEGAERGRLLDRFGFVIGNWYAIMSRTKRLTAFTASYQQAAVLFPYVLVAPAFFAKKIQLGDMMQTASAFSSVQGALSFFVTAYRSLAEWRAIVARLDGFEMSVASSTNLPAHEPAIALKAAGGRRIIALEQLCVNLPNGTPLVAADAFAIQPSERVLVTGPSGSGKSTLFRAIAGIWPFGTGAILVPEKARLMMLPQRPYFPVGKLRDAVVYPAKPDTFEAARVRDTLIAVGLPNLAGRLEEDGHWNRMLSLGEQQRLGLARALLHAPDYLFLDEATASLDEPSEARLYRLLAEKLPQATIVSIGHRSTLDVFHTRKVATVQDGEIHVLGDAAAPAEREPTAAR
- the glcF gene encoding glycolate oxidase subunit GlcF, which codes for MKTEFSLAQLADPDIAEADKILRACVHCGFCTATCPTYVLLGDELDSPRGRIYLIKEMLEKDQTPTAEVVKHVDRCLSCLACMTTCPSGVNYMHLVDQARVRIEQRYQRPLAERLLRQVLAFVLPDPQRFRLSMILARLARPLAVFLPTPRPSATPGLIQRIKAMLALAPHRLPSPGPLPGSVFAALGKKRGRVALLQGCAQQVLAPRINQAAISLLTRHGIEVVLVRDEQCCGALTHHLGNDHDALARARANIAAWTAEAAGEGLDAILVTTSGCGTVIKDYGYLLREDAALAADAAKVSALAKDITEYVAGLGLESTARQDNIVVAYHSACSLQHGQKITGLPKELLSKNGFVVKDVPESHLCCGSAGTYNILQPELAGRLRDRKVANIASVKPDMIAAGNIGCMVQIASGTSVPVVHTIELLDWATGGSRPALNAQV
- a CDS encoding FAD-binding protein → MDTLKVRDAKDVEEVVRAAIANEQPLEIIGHGSKRGIGHAMATNAVLDVSALNAVTSYEPNELIVTLQAGAPLADVLSLIDAKNQQFAFEPMNTAPLFGTPALGTIGGMIAAGLAGPRRIRAGGARDHLLGAHAVSGFGDSFKTGGKVVKNVTGYDLCKLLAGSWGTLSVMTEVTLKVMPKPEAERTLLLRGLDDAVANKAMTAALGSPFDVSGAAHLPKSALRARTDGLGDVAGQGEALTVLRLEGITASATHRAGSLRELLTPFGTATLVEDAASSALWATLRDVLPFAAGGALGAWPVWRIVCPPASGAALGTQLARETGGDVIYDWGGGLIWAALPPKGDAHAPVVRACANAAGGHATLIRAAEDVRRDVDVFHPQAPGIAALSERVRASFDPKTILNRGRLSRGAAA
- a CDS encoding L-lactate permease, coding for MWNQIYDPLNSPVLSTIAAAVPVVTLLVLIASGRVQAHIAAVIAVIVTNLITIFVFTMPANMSIRASILGIVTGFFPIGWIVLNVIFLYQVTVSTGRFELLKRAVGGVTEDRRLQLLLIAFSFGAFFEGASGFGTPVAITGAVLIGLGFSPLAASGLSLIANTAPVAYGALGTPIQGLASVTGLDPYILGAMVGRQLPFFSLIVPFWVVWAFAGWKGMKDVWPAILVTGVSFAIPQFVISNFINPWIVDIGASLISMGALILFLKVWQPRQLWLSPALRGNDESAATMAAAKPLDKTPLTQSEMWSALLPWIIVCIVMLVWGNGAFKTWANSIFVWNYPVPELHQMINKMPPVAPAPTKEAAVFGFTYLSFTGTGMLIAAIISGFLMGVGPGRLLTEYGRTIRLCAISLITISAMLAIGTLTRLSGVDATLGLAFAATGVLYPFFGTLLGWLGVALTGSDTSSNILFGNLQKITSQQLGLSPVLMAAANSSGGVMGKMIDAQSIVVASTATNWYGHEGTILRFVFWHSIVLACLVGVLVTLQAYVWPFTAMVLK
- a CDS encoding META domain-containing protein, with protein sequence MVSLKQMVCAVFAMLAMSTLARAEDGFPFGTEMTLEALPQAGSKRIPNIEIGDNGEVVLELWCKGGKGQFSVAGNTVIFVPGQIQDRSCPQAKAQADDELVAALGSVETWKRQGEVLTLIGPKPLRFRVNGN
- a CDS encoding TorF family putative porin, whose translation is MKKVALLATALAMVTTGSAFAADMAVKAKKAPPVVAFDPWDIAFGGAIMSDYIFRGITQSNHKPSVAAYFEPRYNVTKDLQLYVGVAGESISFPNRAAAEIDVYGGIRPTFGAFAFDIGVWGYLYPGGTCYFGGTGIDNAGVFQGAECAEKALLNTNVIKKDLSFFEVYGKFTYTVNDNWSFGVNEYYTPSYLNSGAWGNYTSIVGKYTAPSTVFGSSGVGMYVSGEFGRQWLGTSDSFYGVPAFPNGIKYADYNTWNIGIGFTYKVMTLDLRYSDTDLSKGDCNAFTSDFSARGNITASSGTFVTPINPSGVGSNWCGAAGIAKLSFDLTAMTNLK